The following DNA comes from Octopus bimaculoides isolate UCB-OBI-ISO-001 chromosome 8, ASM119413v2, whole genome shotgun sequence.
ccagtcatgaccatccagtTTTTTCATAGCACTGTGCTCTTatcctttgttttttctttcttttttttttcagtgacagTAAGGCATGAATTGAGGTTATTATTGGTGCTTAAGTGACGATGCAGAGGATCATCTACTTCATGAGTTATGTTAACATAGGTTAGATATGATTAGGCAAACCATTGGTACATGTGCATTCAGTCAAATCCATATCTATGGTTGATGCAATCCACAAATCTGTTACTACTCAAGACATACCAGACTTCCACCTAGTGAAGGCCACACACATCAATCTGGAATGGAATGGTTTATTATATGGAGTCTCATGTAACAGTGTAGacatgttgtattttttttttcaggatgtTGTAGGTACATCAGTTACTGGGTCTCGGTATTTATTTCTCTGATGATTAATGTTGCCAAAATTGTGCTACAGTCCTGGAAGTTTTCAAAGATCCAGTCTTTAACAAAATTCAAAGCAAATTCAAAGACCTAGTCTTCAATGAATTAACAGTGTTGAATttaattctaccaaggtcaactttgcctttcatccttctgaggtctatgaaataagtactagttgagcacttgggttgatgtaaacaATAGCAGTATGTCTAGACACATGCAGtgcatacaagcagtgttgttcaatTACAATCTTCTATGTAAATATGGTTAAGGGAAAATATATGTTTGGAAACAAGAGAGTTGacaagaacatccagccatagaaaatctgccaaataatgaattctgtctgatctCTGAAGGTATGGAAAACTAGATGTtaagacgaagatgatgatgatgataatatacaagTTCCCTCAGTGATTCATGAAACAagaacatatacattcataaaaaagTTTAAGAAACTCACAATGAAATTGATAATagagtaattttattcaatagaTTAAGGCTTGTGCTGGttagaacaaaaaaaagagaggatTAAGTGAGAAGTTCAAAACTGTAACATCATTTATTGCTGGGTTGCCACAATTGATTCTGCTTAACCCTTTGATTTAAACTCAATTGTAACAACTACTAGGTCTTCTATATTTCCTTTtaaaagtgttcatatttaattttaaacttcTTGTCATGATTTAAATTTAAGAATCTTTTGTTGAGCTATAATCCTGGCACCACCTTCTTGATAAAGTTAGCTATTTCACTAAATCCCACCAAGttcatgattatttttaatatgaattCAAACACCTAGGTGATGTATTAGAAATATCACAGAAAGGTTAAAGAGTTCTCTAACTTAGAGAAAGTCAATATTTTAAAAGACAACTCTAACCAAAACCCAAATCTTACTTCCAATATAGTCCTTACTGATATTAATTTATCAAAAACCCGGAGCTTAcagctatgtaaaaaaaaaaaagaaaaaaaagtattgacATCATTTGAATCATAAGTTTGTCAAATATGGTTTAAAAATCTTAGACATGAAATCTCTGTAATAAAAATATCTGGATCACTTTAACGGaattttaacatttaatttttactaaacaggttagaaatattttttcataattattgttGATTTTCTATCCCTAGATTCTGTTGTAAGCAGAAactcaaatatacaaacattgcTCTGGCACAAAATTCACAACCATCAAAAAAACTGTGCTGGTCTTCTCAACAGCCTTGCTATGTGAACATTCTTTCAAGGATCTGTTGAAGTTACTAGTAACTTTCACCTATCAGTGACAATTAGGAAGGCACattagtttattatatatatattccaaacacAACAATTTAGATTTCCCTAACTCAGGAAAAATTATTCAGCTCTTTGTCACATCATACAGAGGTAGCACCAAGAGTACAGTCATAACTGATAAAtgcttaattaaatattaaagatgAGCTGAAAGATGGCTAGATAAACagatagtgacacacacacatcatttaatcTTTAATTAGTCCTTAATTAATTCAGAGTGCACTGGTTAGCAAATCAACAGAGAATGCGAAAGGTTCTGAGGTCTTTCTTTCAACTTCGCTAATGTTAATGTACTGAGTACACTTCCTAAAGTAGTGACTGAAATGAAGAGCATTCAGCCACAGAAAGCAAGCCAGAGCCATGTGCAAACACCAGTCTATGTAAGTTAGCAGCTCCCAATAAGAAATGGCTATggcaacccatccaacccatgccagcatggaaagcagatgtacaatgatgatgatgatgatgatgacaatgaatacgtatactttttttttaaataaacacagTTTTAGTCTTGTTgtgaaaaatgacaaaatagtTACACAAGTTTTATCTCTCCTTGGGCAATAGAAGTGAGATTGACTAGTTTTTAGTTATCAGTGACCTTCACCAGAAGCAGAGTACCCAACCTCTGTCCAGAGAGAAATGTGTAGCATATAGCTATTCATGGTATACAAACTAAGACTCAACTAAACCAGTTAGTCAAGTAATTACTTCAATTATTTTTTACAGCTAGGTTATTTAATTAACCAAAGAATGCTTTATAATCTAGGTTTTTCAAAAGTATTGAGTAGTGCACTATGAGTTACTCATCTATGTTACCATCATATGCACTTTTATGCAAATTAGACAGAGTTTAACACAGTTCAAAACATTTTTGCAGTTAAATATTTTAGATGAACTAAAATTTTAATGCCTACTTAACAAGtatgtatttcatatacataaatatttacatcattatcatcatatatacataaacacatatacatatatatgtaaatacatgcatatgtgtgtgtgtgtgtgtatatatgatgatgatgatatatatttatatcacatgAATGAACTAAACTTGAACTTATGAGCTCAGGCATCTATGCATCAGTAGAGAGAATTTTGAATTGTTTGATTTAAAATTATTGAGTGATGGTGGGATGGGTTAGGAGATAAAACCAAATCACCTAGTAGTTTCATTGCTAACATTTTCCAGTAAAGGTTGCTTCAATTAAGGAGGTAAAAATTTAGGAAGACTATTTCCAAATTATCCAATATTTCTTTTACTGGATTCCCTCACAGAACTCTGTCACGACGCAAAAATGCTTTGCCCTTctgaaaatagatgaaaatacatataaaataacataacataaccTAAAAtgtttagggtttttgttttttctctttacaaTTCAGTTTGTATTAGAATGTAGTATATCCTTTCAAACAGGTTAAAGCATGATCATTTATATCATAGCCTCTGTTGATTATTTCAAAGCTAGTGATTGCTTTCAATGTTCACACTAAGCACAACTGACTGAGAGTAAACATCTGTATCGATATGAGCAACAATACTTACAGGCAGTTAACAATCTGTACACAGTCAACTGAAAGGATTGGACACATCTGACAATATAGTTATATGAGATAGGCATGTTAAGAATGCCTTTTATCATAGCTCCCTTCAGTCAGAGGTGACCCAACGCcaaacaacaaagaatgaatgacaGTTCTTCTGTGtagaaatgagagaaacattatTCAAGAGTCTCACAAAAAAAGTAATCATACAATTAAATTGATAGATGCTAATTACAGGACTTGTCTTTTCACTGATATACTCAAGAATTCTATTTGCTGAAGTTAACATTGATGACATGTAAGTAATAATATCATTTGAAGAGAAACATTTGGATTAGACTGTAAAAAAATCACAAACTACAACAAATTCATGAATCTAAATTTGAAGAACCTTTTACTGAGGTAACGTTTTTGTAATGGAAAACATGCATTACCTGTAAGCTAAACTACAGATCACATATTGAGGGGTTTAAATTTTGTTGAAATGGAAAGTACTAAACCCCATTAGAGCTTGCTGCCTTCCTTGTCCTGTATCAAAGCAATTTATATCAtgactactctctctctctctctgaaatcaTCATCCAATGTCTCTTCATTACTTAAAATTCATTATGGCTCTCATACACTTCTCATACTAACATTTCTGGTAAAGTAACTGAGTTACTTGCTAACATGAAATATCTACATCAATTAATATCCTCACCCACTTGACTAATCAACACATGAGTGCTAGAAGCACTGTTGACTTCTATGTCACCTTAAAACCCAACCCCACTCAGCCACAATCATTGCATGATCCAACTCACCATTGTCTTATCAATTCAATATAATTCATTTTAGCCAATAAAACAGCAAACTCTACTCCCAAAAGCCATCTTCAAATCAATTAATCAGAGCTTCTCTTGTTCTAAACTGACAACTCTGGACAGTAATCATGCTACTCAAGATAGTTTATTGAGTGGCAGACTTTTGTCAATTCAATACGTCTCTCCATATAGTGAATACATCAAAATCTTACCACTGAAAAccccaaaataatttttcttgtaCGTGTACAAAGAACATAGCTGGAAGAAGTGTTCCACTGCCATCAACTATGAATCATTTTAAAAAAGCCAGAACATTACAATTTAAAAAGCATAAAATGGCTTCATGTATTGTATAGCCTGCAATCTGTCTCACATCCCAAATTGTTTGAGCTTTCTGGTCCCTTGTGAAAAAGATTTCAACTACCCTTTTTAAAATTTCTCAATTTTCCACAGCTTAAACATATGTTAATTCTTTAAGTAGTAATCATGTTAACAAAGCTACCTAATGTGTTACTTCTTAACTCTGACCCAAAATCACTGCACACATTTCACTAACACATAACTTACAACTATGTGCACACAGTCCTTACCAAACCCAATGAATTTACCAGTTTCGATGGTATTGCTTCCATTATCCTGAAACAGTGCATTCTAGACTGGGTTTCTGTTACCACAAAATCATTCAATCTTTGTCTCATTACAAGCATCTTTCACAGTCTATAGAAACAGTGTTTCCCATTCTCAAGAAGGTCATCCTAGTGACTCTGCTAACAACTTATCATCTTCAATGCCAACATCTTAAAAGTAGTGGAAACAACCATAAACAACTACTTTTTTATCAACCTCAGCCTTTTACTTCTCAGTGATCATCAGTTAGGATTTCATAGAGTGAAACCCACTAGACACTTGCTCTCCTATGTTATGCACCAATAGTTTCTCATCCTTGAGAGCTTCAATAAAAGCAATTTAGTTGTTGGCTCTGACACCAAAAAAGCCTCATTGCTAAGTTACTCGccaatcagcatcatcatcatttagcgtccactttccatattggcatgggttagatgatttgaccggaactgataagccagagagctgctgCAGCAGATTCCAACCTGATTTTGacctggtttctatggttggatgcccttcctaacaccaaccactccaagagtgtagtggatgcctcttacatgtcactggcaaaggtgcttttatgtgtcattggcactggccacaactatgatttaaCTGGGCTTGActagtcttctcaagcacagcaaatcatcaAAGGTCAtgatcacttgtcatcacttcTGTGATATCCAACATTCAAGATCATGCTTCGCCACATCATACCATGTGTTCCCGAGTCCAcatctttcacaggttccctccagttagagatcagcacttctttaagcAGTTATCCTTGTCCATAcaaatcacatgaccataccagtgcagttgtttATTTGCACACAAAATTTGATGCCCTTTATGCTCAATTGTTctctctcaagacacttacacattgtcatatgtgcacactgacactgcacatctagcaaagcatactggattcatttctttcaagccttgcatgtcctctgcagtcataGCTCATGTTTCATAGCCATGTAGCATGGAtgctcacacacaggcatcattcaatctacctttcactctgagataaaggccctttgttgccaacaaaggtagaagctcactgaactttgtccagcctattcatattctagcagctatgcccCCAGATCATTTACCTCCACTGCTGACTTTGTCACCgagataacaaaagctatcaactacttctaagtATCCTTGCTAGCATTTGATGGAGTTtactttctgtatatttttagtgtTCATTGTACctatgcatctgccacacacaaagactattttccctgCTAACCTTCCTCAGATATTACTActtctcttatgtgtccatagcttgcactgggtacatctacactttttttacatatcaagcaaggccatctacctgaagagatcTGTGATTTATCTGCTTTCCTACTATGGTTTTACTAAATTAACtgtaaggccctttgattccacaCCTCAATTTCTCCAGTtgtggtagtgattcagctacaagaacatcagcatagaggagctcccaggggcaaccgtACTTAAATTCCTCTACTATTGACTGGAGGACTAAGATGAACAAGAGAGAGCTGAGGTCTAATCCTTGGTGAACTACTACCTGTATACTGAATTcatcactatacttgttgccaaccctcacctaacAGACGttcctgtacatagcttgtacagatGTCACTAGCCACTCATCTATCCATAGTTACCACActgatcaccagataagggagaggaagaccctgtcaaaagctttctccatgttgataaaagccaagtacagagattTATTTTTGGCTAGGTACTTCACTTGCAGCTGTTTTatcaggaatatagcatcagtgccATTCTCCCTGgctgctgctacaccagtcattgggtttGACTTCCTCATGTATAACctgactatatgggtgactagagcATAACCTAcactgccaaatattttaagcatctcagcagtgattcttgatgggtctggggttttccctgtcttcatatccttcattgctttatctaccaagctactgtctatttggatagctggtccctctgttggaacCACATTAGGCAGACTTtccttctcccatgcattctctacatttagcaacCTGGCTTCGATAACTATTTCCTATGACTTCTTCCATGACTATTCTCAACACACAATTTAACAACTTTAGTGCACAACAATGTTTCATATCTCCTACATTATTCCTTATCAACATATTGACAAATTCAATGCTACTTCTCACCACACATACATTTCTTCATAGCAATATgtgactggcagaatcattagaatgctaaGCAGAATGCTAAGCAGAATGCTAGTGGCACTTCTTCTgtttttacagtctgagttcaaatcctacagggGTCAAATTCACCATTTGTCCCTtcaggattgatagaataaggaccagtttagcactggggtcgatgtaattgacttaccccatacctcgaaattgttggccttgtgccaaagtttgaaaccaatatgtgacTAGTTATTCTTGAGTATGTTCTAGTTCACATAAATCATTTCATCcatgcaaacataaaaaataaatgaatgcacaacataggaaaaaaaacaacaaatacataccTCAAGAGAGCGCTGTAGCTCATAAGGATCAGTGATAGATTTGTTCTTATCAAATTCCTTTCGAACTCTACGCAGATAAAAGTTCTTGTCAGTGTAAGAAAGTGTCCTTGCTTTACGAATCATTTGTCGGTACAGCGAGAAAATAGCAAAAGGAGAGGCAGGATTCATTATCAATATAGGTATctgatgagaaaaaaaacaaaaaaaacatgaaataaggtaatttattcattttccccattaaaaatatttaattaattctatttgATTTGAGGGAGCAGAAAAGGCTACAATTATAACAGGCTAAACATATACATTCTAATACATGATATTCCCTGCTGTGATAATTTGTTGGTGACATTTCATTGTGAATGGGTTCAGGGTTCCATTTATGAGAAAGAGTTCACACAACTTACAAATTAAGAGGACACAGGCATAGAAGTGCAGTGAAGAAGTAGTTTGTTCCATAATACCATGATTCCAGCTGTTGCAAGAATTTCAGCAGGAAATTTGCAGAAATTTTGGCATAGCATCTTCACATAAGAGAtcaggggactctgtcaaaggctttctccatgttgacaaaaaccaagtac
Coding sequences within:
- the LOC128248567 gene encoding MIEF1 upstream open reading frame protein-like, whose protein sequence is MHKVLQLHSTQFSPEEIPILIMNPASPFAIFSLYRQMIRKARTLSYTDKNFYLRRVRKEFDKNKSITDPYELQRSLEKGKAFLRRDRVL